TTTTTAACTGTTTGTATAACAGTCAATGGCTGTCTTATTCCATTTTGCTCTCCATCCAAAACCTGCATGCGTGTCTTAATAGTGTCAAGTGGCATGGTAATCATAGCTGAAACCCCACTAGCCATGGCTGCACATAACCCCTGCACTGCCACCATTGCCTTTGAATCAGGCCTATAACCAAAGCCTCTACCATTTACAGAACTCTCTTCCTTTTTATTTGTGGAGCAAGCGATTCCACCCCAAATAAGCCTATGTGCCACAGAGTAAGATGCCCACCAAACTGCATTGGATGGTGCATAAGTCAATATTGATATCCCAAACCCTCTATACAACCCACTTGGACCATCTGCACGCAAAATCTTTCGAAATGCATCGATGCCATTCCTATATACACACGAATCCCAACTGGGGATCATGTTCTTGCTAATCTTGCTATTGCTACTGTTGCAACCTTGAACCATGAGCCTTTGGCTCACAACATCAATTGGAGTCCAAACCACCTGTGCAGCCATAGCTGAACTCAACCCAGCAGCAGCATTGGCTATAGCTGTTGCTTGAGTATCAGAGAATCCTAATCTAACAGTTGCAGTCCCAACACTGCTCTTGGTCACCTCGAGTGCTGCCATGTAAAGGGCTCTTGCTGGGATAGTTCCCATCAAAGAGGTACCAAAACCCCTATAGAAACCTCTCACCCCTTCATGACGCATAATGGAAAAGGACAATTTGACGGACGAAATTTGAGTTGGAGAAACCTGTTGCCTAGTCTTCAAAACAACAACAGGGTAAAGTCCAGCTGATACACCGGAAAATAAAGCAGCTCCAAGAAAGAAAAACCTGGATTTATCAAGCATATGCCAATCAATCTCTGCTGGTATATGAATCTCCGATGCCGAATCATTCTCGGCCGCACTCAGACTCATTTTAGCCACTTCTACACCACAAATCAATCTACAGAAAGAGTCCTCTTTCCTCCTCTAAATTCTAACTATTGCTGTTTTGGAATCAATCACAAAGCAAAACTACTCCTATTCGCTTAGCTCTAATAGTAATGAATACTGTTAATCTTGCAAAATCTCACTTAACTAAACTCAGTTCAAGAAAATCCGAGTATCAACTACTATTCTATTATTAGTTCCCAACGAAGCTAAATatgaaaaaggacaaagagaaatTCAGAGTCTTGAGGAAATGAAAAGTATGGAAGAAATTGGTAGCCAACTTGAATCACTCAGAGATAGGTTGGGTAAGTGATTTTGTTGGGTATTTTGCCTTTTTCCTTCTGCTCAGCCAGAATAGAGAACGCACGTGGATCACCATAAAAGGGTCAAACATTTACTTGCTATGAAAAACCCAAATCAATAGTGATATTTTCAATCCTTACCAGAGAGATTCAAGAGCATATCACCGTCTTCACCGCTTCCATCtctgaaagaaagaaagaaagcaaGCAAGCAGATCACAGAGCGGAagagagaaaaaaagaagaagagggcAGGACAGAAAGCGAAATGGGTCGTTCGTTAATAGAGgatggagagagagagatagagagaggagGGGGGACAAGACCATGGATTTTAGCAAGAGTTTGGAGGATCGAGGAAAGAGGACACGTGTCCGTTATCATATCGAGTAACTTTCCAGATTTAAGCCGGTTAAAGGCTTATTAAAGCTGCTAACAGTATTTGTGAGCCCTCTGATTTTAAGTTTGAGTTTTGTTTGATTAATTTATTACTGGAAACTCTGTGGGTGGTCAATACGTAACGCCTCTGAGCTTCAGGTATcagaaaatcaagaaaatgaaAACAGGAAGCGCTCGCTTGTGCTTGTGCTTGGCGGCGGCTCTCTTTTCTTTGATCTTGTAGGCTAAACGTTGTGCCAATTTCAATGCCCATTATCCATTTTCAAACTGTTCTTCTGTTTCTCCTGACCATTTTTCTTGCACGATGACATGAACCAAAGCATTTTCTCTTTCGAGATtgaccatttttttcttttttataattaGGTCCGAGTATATTAGAATCGGAGGCCTTACAATCActtaaatcaattaaatattattaaattaaaatttattaatttttaaattttttttataaattctcaATTTAAAAAAGAATATTAgtggaaattatatatataaaaaatatattttgaattcggAGGGGCCGTCCCTCCCTTGCCGTTTTGGCCTTTTCTCTAATAATAAAGgcattataaaaataaaagactaaaataaaaatagcttgcttaattaaaataagagaaaatattACCAATGGGCAATGATATATGTTGTCTGTGGGCATAATATATTCTTTTAAAGTtaactaattttatttttcattcatAATTGATATGATaggttttattaatttaatattatacttACACATTGTATATTAGGCCTTTATATAAATTATCCTCTAAATTATCTAGAGGAAAATTAATgtattactaatattttattttgatctTTTACAtgtctaattttttatttctaatcattaatttttttttttaatttttacaattaatatatataatatattccctctttttatttttatctatcatatatttaaattttacatgataattaagaaaataattgaatattctcatttttataaaaacatataaataattaactaaattacTCTTTATCTCACATAATTAttcattatataaatatttattatattcaataaaaataaaaggtaaaattgaaaaaaaaaatttattctttaatcttttaaatacacagataattaaaaaaaaaactcaaatgtcctaaataaaaattaatagagaaaatatttatttattttttttaaataatataatatattatttttaattgatagGTGGTGTTTTGTTGTTATTAACTCAAGTCAATACAAGCTAGCATATGGCGGTCCCTTCATTAAGAAAAATACCAAAGAAATCACTTAAATGGGTTTAAAACAGCCTTACATCATTATAGTATAATTGAGGAAATAATGTATTTTCTAAGCCAACATTTTCATTTTCAGTGATATAAAGTCTTTTATTTATCCATACAATGCTTTAGGTAAGATGTCTCCAACTTACTTGTGCTTTAACTAttgattttaataatttcaattaGCTCTTAAGATAGTTGAGGTGTGAATTTATGTATtaggttttctttttttttaaatttataagtattttcatactctataaaattattaaaatttaaaaaataaaaataacttcttcttttaaaataaatagattattttctttaaaagtaacttaatttttcctttaatcattaatttaagtgtcataaatattaaaaaatataaaaaaatattttctaaaaaaagttCTTATGTAAAATAAATAGAGCCTAAAAGGTTAAATTTCTGTGAATGTTCAATTTACAACTTCTTAGTATTCACGGAATAATTTGCCGTGTAAAGAAAGGCAAATTGATGATTTGTGAAGAGCAAGTCAAGCAACAGAAAATTACAAGCAAGGAAAGGTTGTGGGTTGGGGCAGGAGGTGGGCCTTCGGGCCCATTTCTATGCTCTAAGGCCTATTCAACATAAAACAAGCGACGCTTTTCTATAAGCTGTGAGCAGTCTCTTTGCAAAATGCAAGAGGATCATCAAAAAGTAGAAAGCCTGCTCAATTGATGAAATATCCTaagcttaattaattaataaacagATTGCAGAtttagatttaaataaaaaaggTTAAATAAGCTTTATTAAGAgttaaataagtttaaaattaaattttgaatcaaataagtctatatatttttaattaagacTAAATAAGTTCAtgcttaataaaatattatttttttataataaaatattattttttatttttaaattataaaataaaaaataactttaatattaaataatttttgttgatattttttcaatttttttaattttattttaattaaaattaataaataaattttaatatgtaaaatttaaaaaatattttattaaatataaatttatttaattaaaaaatacaagagcttatttaactcaaaatttaattttaaatttatttaatcttttattaaattttaaatggtATTAGTTCCTGCATGTAGAACGCTCGAacttagttatatatatatatatatatagttatatatatatatatatatatatatatatatatatatatatatatatatatatatatatatataaggttttgttttttgttttttttttttttttttttttttttacaatacaATGTCAATTTTAGCCAAGTGCTGAAGGGGATATTGCCAATTTGCCATCCTCCCCCCAACACGCACGCAAACATTTCCTTGGCTTTATATATTTTCTCCGACCAGATAAAGTTGACGCGTTGACTTTACTGGACACGGAAAAGTTGACCACGCGTCGCTGCTTATTTATAATGTTTCTTTAATTATATTTTGCAATGCAGGGTAAAATATCCTTCATTTAAGTATTTTATAATCTTATTTAAGGTTGTTTTCTTGATAAAAGAAAGAGTGCGTGTAGGAAGAGTTTGAGTTTATATGagaatgaatttatttattattagattaatattttaattaattttatatatattttaatataaatatttaatttaatgataattatatttatttttatataaatttaaatttatattaaatgtacataaaaaaataattatttccagGATCACTGTCCGAGCAAACTGTGATTTTgagtataatttataattaataatattttttgaaattaaaattttataagaatttaattttaattttaaaaaataaaaactaagtaaaaaattatataattacgtGGGAATTCAATTTAATTAGGCTTAGTTTTCAAAATGTATAGGTGAAGGGAGTTTTTGGAGGGAAATATTTGGTGTTATTATGGCCTAAAACAGACAGAAAAAGCCAAGAAGGTTAAGAGTAATTTTGTTATGCATGGATCAAAAACAGAGAAGAAAGTGACCATCCCCTGCCTGCCTGCCTGGTGAGCTGCGTGCCTTCAATGCCCTTCTACCTCTCATACACGGCATTATTATGTccctattatttattataattgttTACCTCAAACCGCCCCCATCAACTGCTCCACGTCATCATCCTCCACAAAATTACAAATTCcagcattttccttttcttttattagGAGACTTCACAACTTAATTTCCATACACGCTTATCTGTTCCATTTAGGGTTATCATGCACGTTAaagaatattataaaaattattaacatCCCATGTAAGCTTAGAATAAGAGTAATATGCTCTTTATATAGTTAGGCGTCTTCTATAATTACTTAGTTTCAGTAAGGGTGTCTTTTATAACTActtaattctaataaaatagaagaaaaattgaataatttaaattaaatttgcaACACTTCTCAtgagatttttataaaataattaattatgaaaaatttattaatttaaaaaattaaaatttcttcatataaaaagcataaaaatttttttaaaaatttaataaataatatttaataaacttTAAACCTATTtcgataattttttttaacaaaatttaacatataatttattttttagatttttaaaaataaattatatgtgcTTTTTTAATATGAGAAAACTTTAAATTTTCGTAATTAACtactttatgaaaaaaaaaaaatttatgacaatttcatgaaataaattgtaaatttatgttAAGTTTTCTTATTTTGTGTtgcaaaataattataatttgcaTGAAATCAAGTAACCATAGAATACAACTATAGTTAGATTTTGAGTGTGAGTTAGGGATAATCTGTTTTCTCATGATGGTAGTTGGCCTCCTAAAAGTGTTTTACATTTTAGGTGTTTATTTTTAAAGTATCTTTTGAGGCAAGGCCaacatattaatttatttaagagaaataaatgaaattaggaTGAATTCCTAAGTATTAAGAAATTGGTTGGAAGATGATTAATGTCATTTTCACCTTCCTTACTTTAAAGAATAGTGATTTGTTCTTTTCCTATACCATCTACAAAGACAACAGCTTCTTTGAACTTAATCTTTGTAGCCCTGTATATATAGTATCTTTCTCATCAAGCACATCGATCATCAAGGGCTTAAACCTAGTATCCTCCTCCGTTATTAAGCGAAGAAACCGAGGCCCGAGAGCTTAAAAACAAAGAGATTATGGGGAAGAAACTAAGTGAAGCATCTCCGAGAATATCTAAGAACGAAAAAAAACAACTCAACAGCTGGATAAAGGTTTTGCGGCCTAAGGTCTACATCACTGATAGCTCAAGCTTCAAGAGGCTTGTTCAAGAGCTAACTGGCAATGGAACAACAACACCAACAATAATCTCTAAACCACAAACGGTTGATAAGAAACTCACTATTACAAGTTCTAGTATTGAAGATCATGGAGACCCTGAGAGTAGCTTGGAAACATCGACCTTGGATTCATTCGAATTTCCCAACCAAGTGATCTCCTTTCCTGAAGGGCTAAGTCAATCATACACGGAAGACAACACTTCAGATGATTTATGGATGAATCAACAAGGAGATCTTGAGTCCCTTTTATTAGATATCGATCCAAATCCTTTCTATGGATGTCTTTCTCAGATTAATCAGGAGGAGGTCAGCATATATGACTATGAGATATCTGAGGTATTGTGAAGGCTTTTCTTTTTTGATCCCTAGAACAACGGAAGTTAAAACCATGTATGGGTTGGTTTTGCCTTATGGTTATCTTATGCAACCGTTGTATATACAACAGGTAGTGTAATATATACGCTTGGTACTAGCTATAACAAAACTGTTGTACATACAacgattgtattttaaatttttttctaaacatGTGTGTGTGATATATACACTTCGTACTCATATTTGTCTAGTACATACAGAATTGATGCATATGGATAGTGGAAACTATATCAACTTTTCGTGTATTCCTTTTACATATAGAGAGCCaaatattttatatgttcataattAATTTTGGTTTCAGTCTATCCTCTTCTTAATTTGATAGAAAATTACTTGCAAATGTTGGTTTATTCTAAAGGGTACTGTTGAATAATATCTTAAATTATCCACTTTCCACCCATTAAAGAAATACATTTATGGTGATTAGGCTTTTGGAGAAGAAGTAAGATCTCCTCAATTTTTGAACGAATGATTTGGACAAACTATGATATGATTTTTTCATGTAAGATATGGGGGCTAATATTCTCCCTATAATTAGCTATTCTAGAGttatatatttgatgaaataaatgtGGAGAAGTAAGAGTAAAAAAGAGAGCAAATTGAGCCAAGAGAGTAGTGTGAGTAACATTTGAGTGTAGTAGATCAATTGGATTGAGAATAaatcaattatttttataaattttttattttcttagtaGAAATTCTTTAATAGCTTTTGCCCATAAACATAGATTCTATAACTGAACTCTATTAAATTTCTATATGTTtttgtattatttattttttttcttattattttgtTTGGTCCATTTCTTGATTAATAAAATTCTAGGGATAATCGAGAAATTTGGAtatgatttttattttatattgatcACTTATTTGGGTTTATAATATATGATTTGTTTAATTGATTGCACTTAATTTCATTCTCTACAGAgtttttcttcttctccctctTTATTTTGATTTCATCATTGTTAAATTCATTGTTAGGATGagaactatgattattaaatcaaACAAATTAGTGTTTGGATCTTTTGCCATGTTGAACGTAACTAAACTCTTAGCTAGTGTTCTTAgttgatttaattttattgaattgattttctTTACCATTGCAAAAATCTTATTATTGAGATTAATGCTTTTGAATGTCttttgagatttttgaatgattttTTTATCATTGGTCGATAAGTAAGATCAGAGATTAGATTGAATAATTAGAgctcataaaaataaaattggattgggaatgaaaattttaacatgTGGGAATTTTGCTTGAATAATCATAGACCTTATTGAATTGATTAGGGTTTGTTATAGCTATTGGGAAATAGCTAAAATGttctaattaatattttcaatttaTCTTAAAGAAGAGATTGATTAATTTAGGATTAGTCATCCTTGCAATtggtaattaaatttatattgtcaattaatataaattaaattgaatcaagTCCAAATGAAATCAAGATACCCTAGTTGCTATTATTCATTTGTTTTAGTTTCTAGAGTGTTTGGAATCAATTTTTGATTATCGATTGTTGCTAGGAGCCTGGGAGAGAAAATGTAGCTTTGCTTTAGTCTTTCAAGTTAGGTTATATTATACATATATAAAGAAGAAGAATAAATAGCTTCAATCATGCATCGAAaaagaataataaaaaagaagaagaaggagaaagggGAGGCGAGATCTAAGTCtctgagacagcgagaagagggttGAGAGAGTAAGCACAGTGACTAACCAGGGGAAATTTGGGATTTGGATGGCTGTCCGCCATTTATGAGAGAGAGGATTCTCTAAAGCTGGTTAACATTTGGATTCGCTTTATATTGCTCTCTGTTTGAAAGGGTGTTGAGAGGAACAGTCTAGGTATAAGTCGCTGATAGCCAAGGAGATCAGAGACCAACTGCCGTAGCAAGCAGTCCGTAAAAGTCATGCCAACCCTATTAATAGCTCCATACATGTGTGGAAAAGGTGATAAATCCCCTGATCACTTCAGTGTTTACGCGGTGGTTGTTCACTACAGTCATTATGTCTGTTACATAAAGACAGCCCATGgtgaattgtttgggattaatgACAGCATGGTAATGCCTGTAGAATTGGAGAGGGTCTTATTAGAAGAGTAATGTAGAGACTCATGGGGTGAAGTCCGAGAAAAGGGACTTGGAAGAAACTGTTGCTTCCCGCCTCAGTACTTCACAGGGTAGGAATAACTGCCACTGTCCAAGCACTGACCATTTAAAGGCACAACAGAAGCGTGGCAAATACCCCTACTGGACGACTACAGATGATTTTGCTGGCAGTAATTTGCTTGATCCAGATGATTGGATATTCCATCCTGTGGATTCATCAAGTGAAAGTTCTTCCCTTTTTAGCTGGTCTGATGCGAGTTCTTGCAGCACTGCAAG
The sequence above is a segment of the Hevea brasiliensis isolate MT/VB/25A 57/8 chromosome 11, ASM3005281v1, whole genome shotgun sequence genome. Coding sequences within it:
- the LOC110649501 gene encoding uncharacterized protein LOC110649501, encoding MSLSAAENDSASEIHIPAEIDWHMLDKSRFFFLGAALFSGVSAGLYPVVVLKTRQQVSPTQISSVKLSFSIMRHEGVRGFYRGFGTSLMGTIPARALYMAALEVTKSSVGTATVRLGFSDTQATAIANAAAGLSSAMAAQVVWTPIDVVSQRLMVQGCNSSNSKISKNMIPSWDSCVYRNGIDAFRKILRADGPSGLYRGFGISILTYAPSNAVWWASYSVAHRLIWGGIACSTNKKEESSVNGRGFGYRPDSKAMVAVQGLCAAMASGVSAMITMPLDTIKTRMQVLDGEQNGIRQPLTVIQTVKNLVKEGGFAACYRGLGPRWVSMSMSATTMITTYEFLKRLSTKRREGFSS